Proteins encoded by one window of Carassius auratus strain Wakin chromosome 8, ASM336829v1, whole genome shotgun sequence:
- the LOC113107316 gene encoding zinc finger BED domain-containing protein 1-like: MMIARVLEQAKAISQVLSGDRYARSLIPTWQDIDVLESIHKALHPLLELTDALSGEEYVSISYLKPVLHLFATSVLAEDAEDTDLTKSIKTQVLAYLNNKYGDPNIQELLDVACFLDPRFKIQYISTDNIPAIKTRLKTEMVDLAQRTYHREKRSRTETVQMPQSAQPLGEKAKRSLGSFFKTSAASPSLPVEDVTEAELNNYLMTPTIDGEDDTLAWWRVHKISYPQLCIMARKYLCVPATSAPSERLFSTGGNIVTCTRSSLKPAKVNILVFLAKKPVSHLEQNCWIIIAGSAILVVNFSLCGVLLLCT, encoded by the exons ATGATGATTGCTAGAGTGCTTGAACAGGCCAAAGCCATTTCTCAGGTATTGTCTGGAGATCGATATGCACGCTCCCTCATCCCAACCTGGCAAGATATTGATGTGTTGGAGTCGATTCACAAGGCACTGCATCCTCTACTGGAACTTACTGATGCTCTTTCTGGAGAGGAGTATGTGAGCATCTCCTACCTCAAGCCAGTTCTTCACCTTTTTGCCACATCAGTCCTGGCTGAAGATGCTGAGGACACTGACCTGACTAAATCAATAAAAACCCAAGTCCTAGCATACCTCAATAATAAATATGGAGACCCAAACATCCAGGAGCTTTTGGATGTTGCCTGTTTCCTGGACCCTAGGTTCAAAATACAGTACATCAGTACTGACAACATCCCTGCTATCAAGACCCGACTGAAGACAGAGATGGTAGACTTAGCACAGCGTACATATCATCGG GAGAAGAGGTCTCGTACTGAAACTGTTCAGATGCCTCAAAGTGCACAGCCCTTGGGGGAAAAGGCGAAGAGGTCTCTTGGCAGTTTTTTCAAGACCAGTGCAGCCTCTCCTTCTTTGCCTGTTGAAGATGTCACAGAGGCAGAGTTAAACAATTACCTGATGACTCCTACCATTGATGGAGAAGATGATACCTTGGCTTGGTGGAGGGTGCACAAGATCAGCTACCCACAGTTGTGCATCATGGCCCGCAAGTATCTTTGTGTACCTGCCACAAGCGCTCCCTCAGAGCGTCTTTTTAGCACAGGAGGGAATATTGTGACTTGCACTCGCTCATCCTTGAAGCCAGCAAAAGTCAATATTCTGGTTTTCTTAGCAAAAAAACCTGTGAGCCACTTAGAACAAAACTGTTGGATCATTATAGCTGGCAGTGCCATACTCGTAGTGAACTTTAGTCTGTGTGGTGTGTTATTGTTGTGTACTTGA